Proteins encoded within one genomic window of Mesobacillus subterraneus:
- the murC gene encoding UDP-N-acetylmuramate--L-alanine ligase, with amino-acid sequence MTIYHFVGIKGSGMSALAQVLHDMDYQVQGSDYDKHFFTQVTLEKSGIKILPFDKENIQPGMTVIAGNAYPDTHEEIQEAMKLGLPIVRYHRFLGDFMQNFTSVAITGAHGKTSTTGLLAHVMRGAKPTSFLIGDGTGKGDKDAQYFVFEACEYRRHFLSYFPDYAIMTNIDFDHPDYFANIEDVFSAFQEMSWQVKKGIFACGDDEQLQKIQAKVPVVFYGFGEENDFQARNIVKSTEGTTFDVFVRNNFYDTFSIPAYGDHNVLNSLAVIALCHYENIESKVIQAQLETFEGVKRRFSEKKVADQVIIDDYAHHPTEIKVTIEAAKQKYPDREIVAVFQPHTFTRTQAFLNEFAESLNKANKVYLCEIFGSAREIHGKLSISDLKDKIDDAEIITEEDTSRLKEHGNGVILFMGAGDIQKFQQAYENQLQV; translated from the coding sequence ATGACTATTTACCATTTTGTAGGTATAAAGGGGTCTGGAATGAGTGCGTTAGCTCAAGTTCTCCATGATATGGATTATCAGGTACAGGGCTCCGATTATGATAAGCACTTTTTTACCCAGGTGACCCTTGAGAAATCTGGAATAAAGATCCTTCCGTTTGATAAGGAAAATATACAGCCTGGGATGACGGTTATTGCTGGCAATGCCTATCCGGATACCCACGAGGAGATTCAGGAGGCAATGAAGCTTGGTCTTCCAATCGTCAGGTATCACCGGTTCCTTGGTGATTTTATGCAAAACTTTACGAGTGTAGCGATTACAGGTGCGCATGGGAAAACTTCGACTACTGGATTGCTTGCGCATGTGATGAGGGGCGCCAAGCCAACATCATTCTTAATTGGTGATGGCACTGGGAAGGGTGACAAAGATGCTCAATACTTTGTTTTCGAAGCATGTGAGTACCGCCGTCATTTCCTTTCATATTTCCCTGATTACGCAATCATGACGAATATCGACTTTGACCACCCGGATTACTTTGCCAATATAGAAGACGTTTTTTCTGCTTTCCAGGAGATGTCATGGCAAGTCAAAAAGGGTATCTTTGCATGCGGTGACGATGAGCAGCTGCAAAAAATCCAGGCCAAGGTACCAGTTGTATTCTATGGTTTTGGTGAAGAAAATGATTTCCAGGCTCGCAATATCGTCAAGTCCACTGAAGGCACTACATTCGATGTTTTTGTCAGGAATAATTTCTATGACACCTTCTCGATTCCGGCTTATGGGGACCATAATGTCCTGAACTCACTGGCTGTCATTGCTTTGTGCCATTACGAAAATATTGAATCCAAAGTGATTCAGGCTCAGCTTGAAACGTTTGAGGGCGTGAAAAGGAGATTTTCTGAAAAGAAGGTTGCCGATCAGGTAATCATTGATGACTACGCCCATCATCCTACAGAAATTAAAGTAACAATCGAAGCTGCGAAACAGAAGTATCCTGATCGTGAAATCGTCGCAGTTTTCCAGCCGCATACCTTTACGAGGACTCAAGCTTTTCTGAATGAATTTGCAGAAAGCTTAAATAAAGCAAACAAGGTTTATTTGTGTGAAATCTTTGGTTCAGCTCGTGAGATACATGGGAAATTATCGATTTCCGATTTGAAAGATAAAATCGACGACGCAGAAATCATCACAGAGGAAGATACATCACGTTTAAAAGAACATGGAAATGGCGTCATCCTATTCATGGGTGCAGGTGATATCCAGAAGTTCCAGCAAGCATATGAAAATCAGTTGCAAGTTTAA
- a CDS encoding aminopeptidase, with translation MKDPRIQKLAKNLINYSVKLQKGEKVLIENFGLQRELVTALVKEAYEAGGYPFVSLKDHQVDRSLLMGAEQEQFDMIAEFEANVMSKMDAYIGLRSGDNINEHADVPADKMKIHGNTVGKKVHRDIRVPKTKWVVLRYPNSAMAQLAKMSTEAFEDFYFNVCNLDYGKMDKAMDSLADLMNRTDKVRITGPGTDLTFSIKDIPAVKCAGELNIPDGEVYTAPVRDSVNGVITYNTPSPYQGFTFENVKLTFKDGKIVEATANDSERINKIFDTDEGARFVGEFAIGVNPYILHPMQDILFDEKIDGSFHFTPGQCYDDAFNGNHSNIHWDMVNIQRPEYGGGEIYFDDVLIRKDGRFVISELEGLNPENLK, from the coding sequence GTGAAAGATCCGCGTATTCAAAAACTGGCTAAAAACCTTATCAATTACTCGGTCAAGCTTCAAAAGGGCGAAAAGGTCCTGATTGAAAATTTCGGCCTCCAGCGTGAGCTTGTTACTGCTTTAGTGAAAGAAGCATATGAAGCAGGAGGATATCCATTCGTATCATTGAAGGATCACCAGGTGGACCGTTCTTTGCTTATGGGTGCCGAGCAGGAGCAATTTGACATGATTGCAGAATTTGAAGCAAACGTGATGAGTAAAATGGATGCTTACATCGGTCTTCGTTCTGGAGATAACATCAATGAACACGCTGATGTTCCGGCAGATAAAATGAAGATCCATGGCAATACTGTTGGCAAGAAGGTACATAGGGACATTCGCGTTCCAAAAACGAAATGGGTTGTCCTTCGTTATCCTAATTCAGCAATGGCACAGCTTGCGAAGATGAGTACGGAAGCCTTCGAAGATTTTTACTTCAATGTTTGTAACCTTGATTACGGAAAAATGGACAAGGCAATGGACAGCCTGGCAGATTTGATGAACCGTACAGATAAGGTAAGGATTACCGGACCAGGAACTGATCTTACCTTCTCGATTAAAGATATCCCGGCAGTAAAGTGTGCTGGAGAACTGAATATCCCAGATGGAGAGGTTTACACAGCACCTGTTCGTGATTCTGTAAATGGCGTAATCACATACAATACGCCATCTCCTTACCAGGGATTCACCTTCGAAAATGTGAAGTTGACTTTCAAGGATGGAAAAATTGTTGAGGCGACCGCGAATGATTCAGAGCGCATTAATAAGATCTTTGATACAGATGAAGGAGCTCGTTTTGTGGGAGAGTTCGCAATTGGCGTGAATCCGTATATCCTTCATCCAATGCAAGACATTCTGTTTGATGAAAAAATCGATGGAAGCTTCCACTTCACACCAGGACAGTGCTATGACGATGCATTCAATGGGAATCATTCAAATATCCATTGGGATATGGTCAACATCCAGCGCCCTGAATACGGAGGCGGCGAGATCTACTTTGATGACGTACTGATTCGCAAAGATGGACGCTTTGTCATTTCCGAACTTGAGGGATTAAACCCTGAGAACCTTAAATAA
- a CDS encoding YtxH domain-containing protein → MMNREQSQYDVNGTMRETDKDNNNSRDFVTGAIVGGLAGALAALLLAPKTGKELRDSLNEQTSTLKNKSGDLASVAKEKASGLKDTVSQQSSTIVNKVKDMKNKSGNTSQNTDVDENELQEVPTSMAETSTMENTHTATGEEIQKKLEETQKAFDDTENKLNQ, encoded by the coding sequence ATGATGAACAGAGAACAAAGCCAATACGATGTAAATGGAACAATGAGAGAGACAGACAAAGACAATAACAATTCCAGGGATTTTGTAACTGGAGCTATTGTTGGCGGACTTGCGGGGGCACTGGCGGCACTATTGCTTGCTCCTAAGACTGGAAAAGAGTTGAGAGATTCGCTCAATGAGCAAACTTCTACACTTAAGAACAAGAGTGGTGACCTTGCATCAGTAGCGAAGGAGAAAGCAAGCGGCTTGAAAGACACTGTTTCACAGCAGTCTTCTACGATTGTCAACAAGGTAAAGGACATGAAGAACAAAAGCGGAAATACTTCACAGAATACGGATGTTGACGAGAACGAACTTCAAGAGGTACCAACTTCAATGGCAGAAACAAGCACAATGGAAAACACACATACTGCCACTGGCGAAGAAATCCAAAAGAAGCTTGAAGAAACACAAAAAGCCTTTGATGATACTGAAAACAAGCTAAATCAGTAA
- the ccpA gene encoding catabolite control protein A: MNITIYDVAREANVSMATVSRVVNGNPNVKPATRKKVMEVIDRLGYRPNAVARGLASKKTTTVGVIIPDIASPFFAELARGIEDIATMYKYNIILSNSDQNIEKELHLLNTMLGKQVDGIVFMGGNIKAEHVEEFKKSQVPIVLAGSIEETGEIPSVNIDYEQATFDAVSTFIEKGHKQIAFVIGPLLEPINKDKKLEGYKRALKDAEIDYNEELVVEGDYTYDSGLEAIERILEFDKKPTAILVGSDEMALGVIHGAFDRGYSVPEDFEVISSDNTRLTLMVRPQLTTIVQPLYDIGAVAMRLLTKYMNKENVDENIVVLPHRIENRNSTK; this comes from the coding sequence ATGAATATTACAATATATGATGTTGCACGGGAAGCGAACGTTTCAATGGCAACGGTTTCACGTGTTGTCAACGGAAATCCGAATGTTAAACCAGCTACAAGGAAGAAAGTCATGGAGGTTATTGATCGTCTTGGTTATCGTCCGAATGCTGTTGCACGCGGACTGGCGAGCAAAAAGACCACTACTGTCGGTGTCATCATTCCCGATATAGCGAGCCCGTTTTTTGCTGAGCTGGCAAGGGGAATAGAGGATATTGCTACGATGTATAAATACAATATTATCCTGAGTAACTCTGACCAGAATATTGAAAAAGAACTGCATTTGCTGAACACAATGCTTGGCAAACAAGTAGACGGGATTGTTTTCATGGGCGGCAATATTAAAGCCGAGCATGTTGAGGAATTCAAGAAGTCACAAGTACCAATCGTCCTTGCCGGTTCAATTGAGGAAACAGGAGAAATACCATCAGTCAATATTGATTATGAGCAGGCAACATTCGATGCTGTTTCTACATTTATAGAAAAAGGGCACAAGCAAATCGCATTCGTTATTGGACCACTACTGGAGCCAATCAACAAGGATAAGAAGCTGGAAGGTTATAAGCGCGCATTAAAAGATGCGGAAATTGACTATAACGAAGAGCTTGTTGTTGAAGGGGACTACACATATGATTCAGGTCTCGAGGCGATTGAAAGAATCCTTGAGTTTGATAAGAAGCCAACAGCAATCCTGGTCGGATCGGATGAGATGGCACTTGGCGTAATCCATGGTGCGTTCGACCGCGGCTACAGTGTACCTGAGGATTTCGAGGTAATCAGTTCAGACAACACAAGGCTTACACTTATGGTACGTCCGCAACTTACAACAATTGTCCAGCCTCTATACGATATTGGAGCAGTTGCGATGCGTTTGTTGACGAAATATATGAACAAAGAAAACGTCGATGAAAATATCGTTGTACTGCCGCACCGGATCGAAAACAGAAATTCAACGAAATAA
- the ytxJ gene encoding bacillithiol system redox-active protein YtxJ: protein MEKIDSIEQFDALVDSGDTFFMLKHSTTCPISAAGYDEFAKFDNAGNDNLYYLTVQDSRDLSNHIAEKFHVKHESPQAILFVNSDVAWHASHFKITAKSLAGAKEENVK from the coding sequence ATGGAAAAGATTGATTCAATTGAACAGTTTGATGCACTTGTCGATTCCGGTGACACATTCTTCATGCTGAAGCACAGCACGACCTGCCCAATCAGTGCGGCGGGATATGATGAATTCGCGAAATTCGATAATGCTGGCAACGATAATCTATATTATCTGACAGTACAAGATTCACGTGATCTATCCAACCATATTGCTGAAAAATTCCATGTTAAACATGAATCGCCGCAGGCAATTTTATTTGTGAATTCAGACGTTGCATGGCATGCGTCCCATTTTAAAATCACTGCCAAATCATTGGCGGGAGCTAAAGAAGAAAATGTAAAGTAA
- a CDS encoding acetoin utilization protein AcuC, with product MSDRSVFVFSEELLNYRFSSHHPFNQMRLKLTLDLLRKIGAIDEEDIVAPRMATDEELHLVHDPNFVNAVKLAGQGKLKSEPAEGYGLGTEDTPIFANMHEASALLVGGTLTAVDYVMNGKASHALNLGGGLHHGFRGKASGFCIYNDSSVAIKYLQKKYNARVLYVDTDAHHGDGVQWSFYDDPDVCTLSIHETGRYLFPGTGNVNERGQGKGYGYSFNIPVDAFTEDESWLDAYRSSLMEVAEFFKPDVILTQNGADAHYLDPLTHLSSTMKIYREIPKLAHEVAHKYCGGKWIAVGGGGYDIWRVVPRAWSLIWLEMIENSNCYGSLPQEWIDEWKEQAPVELPQQWDDPEDLYPPIPRKPEITEKNAQTVEKALYPIRSNKKSETV from the coding sequence ATGAGCGATCGCTCTGTATTCGTTTTTTCCGAAGAGCTGCTGAATTACCGTTTCAGCAGCCATCATCCTTTCAACCAGATGAGGTTGAAACTCACGCTGGATTTACTGCGTAAAATTGGTGCAATTGATGAGGAAGATATTGTTGCTCCTCGGATGGCAACGGACGAGGAACTTCACCTCGTTCATGACCCCAATTTTGTAAACGCTGTTAAGCTTGCTGGCCAGGGAAAGCTTAAGAGTGAACCTGCAGAAGGATATGGATTGGGAACGGAAGATACACCGATTTTTGCTAATATGCATGAAGCGAGTGCTTTGCTTGTCGGGGGCACCCTGACAGCAGTGGATTATGTCATGAACGGTAAGGCCAGCCACGCACTGAATCTCGGTGGCGGTCTGCATCATGGCTTCAGGGGAAAAGCGTCGGGCTTCTGCATTTATAATGATAGTTCTGTAGCGATCAAATACCTGCAGAAAAAATACAATGCCCGCGTACTATATGTCGATACTGATGCCCACCACGGAGATGGGGTACAATGGTCATTTTACGACGATCCTGATGTATGTACTCTCTCAATCCATGAAACAGGACGTTATCTCTTCCCGGGTACTGGAAATGTGAATGAGCGCGGTCAGGGCAAGGGCTATGGATATTCTTTCAATATCCCTGTTGATGCTTTTACAGAGGATGAATCATGGCTCGACGCCTATAGGAGTTCCCTGATGGAAGTTGCCGAGTTCTTTAAACCAGACGTGATTCTTACGCAAAATGGAGCAGATGCTCATTATCTTGACCCATTGACGCATTTATCTTCTACAATGAAAATATATCGTGAGATCCCAAAGCTGGCACATGAAGTTGCCCATAAATATTGCGGCGGCAAATGGATTGCTGTTGGCGGTGGAGGCTACGATATTTGGCGCGTTGTACCTAGAGCCTGGTCATTGATCTGGCTTGAGATGATTGAAAACTCAAACTGTTATGGCAGCTTGCCTCAGGAGTGGATAGATGAATGGAAGGAGCAAGCACCTGTAGAATTGCCACAGCAGTGGGATGATCCTGAAGATTTATATCCTCCTATCCCGCGCAAACCTGAAATCACAGAAAAGAATGCCCAGACAGTGGAGAAAGCCTTGTACCCAATCCGCTCAAATAAAAAGTCTGAAACTGTGTAA
- a CDS encoding nicotinate phosphoribosyltransferase, which yields MKEIELKMQGKISRLTNHTFKFDERIRDGWFSAVYFLKTRELVKKYHADNIITMQFFQKDEAVLCGTDEVIALVKTFADRPEELEIHSLKDGDKISPFETVLTITGPYQSFGYLEGIIDGILARRTSVSTNVYNVVKAASYSGQQKPVIFMGDRDDHYTTQAGDGYAAYIGGATAQATHAMNEWWGKHGMGTMPHALIQMFNGDIVAATQAYHETFPNDDLIALVDYNNDAITDSLKVARKFGEKLKGVRVDTSRTLIDQYFLRNQHLLGTFDPRGVNAELIFALRKALDDEGFDHVKIVVSGGFSEKRILDFEKQNVPVDMYGVGGSLLKLKVGFTGDNVMLNGKHQAKSGRKFRPNPRLEKVEF from the coding sequence ATGAAAGGATTCGGGACGGCTGGTTTTCAGCCGTGTATTTTCTTAAAACTCGGGAGCTAGTAAAGAAGTATCATGCAGACAATATTATCACGATGCAGTTTTTCCAGAAGGACGAAGCGGTTTTGTGCGGAACTGATGAAGTGATCGCACTGGTAAAAACATTTGCTGATCGTCCTGAAGAGCTTGAGATTCATTCACTTAAGGATGGAGACAAAATTTCCCCGTTTGAAACAGTCCTTACCATTACAGGACCATACCAGAGTTTCGGTTACCTTGAGGGTATCATTGACGGCATCCTGGCAAGAAGAACGTCTGTCTCCACGAATGTTTATAATGTCGTCAAGGCAGCAAGCTATTCAGGCCAGCAGAAGCCGGTCATTTTTATGGGAGACCGTGACGACCATTATACAACCCAGGCTGGGGATGGTTATGCTGCCTATATAGGAGGCGCCACTGCCCAGGCCACCCATGCGATGAATGAATGGTGGGGAAAGCATGGCATGGGTACGATGCCGCATGCATTGATTCAAATGTTCAACGGCGATATCGTTGCAGCCACACAGGCGTATCACGAGACTTTTCCGAATGATGATTTGATCGCTCTTGTCGATTACAATAATGATGCGATTACTGATTCGTTGAAAGTCGCAAGGAAATTTGGGGAGAAGCTGAAGGGTGTTAGGGTTGATACTTCCCGTACGCTGATTGACCAGTATTTCCTCCGCAACCAGCACTTGCTTGGAACATTCGACCCCCGCGGAGTGAATGCTGAATTAATTTTCGCACTAAGAAAAGCGCTTGATGACGAAGGCTTTGACCATGTGAAAATTGTCGTGAGCGGAGGCTTCAGTGAAAAAAGAATCCTTGATTTTGAAAAGCAAAATGTACCCGTCGATATGTATGGTGTAGGAGGAAGCCTTTTGAAATTGAAGGTTGGCTTTACTGGTGACAATGTCATGTTGAACGGGAAACATCAGGCAAAGTCAGGCAGAAAGTTCAGGCCAAATCCCCGTCTTGAAAAAGTAGAATTTTAA
- a CDS encoding bifunctional 3-deoxy-7-phosphoheptulonate synthase/chorismate mutase: protein MSKNLDQLRNRVDELNLELLSLINERALLVQEIGRAKETQGVYRYDPVREREMLDLIKEKNNGPFENSTIEHIFKEVFKAGLELQSDDHRKALLVSRKKKPEDTIIDIKGLKIGDGTPDFVFGPCSVESYEQVATVAEAVKAKGFKLLRGGAFKPRTSPYDFQGLGLEGLKILKRVADEYDLAVISEIVTPADIEIAVDYLDVIQIGARNMQNFELLKAAGAVNKPILLKRGISATIEEFINAAEYIMSQGNGQIILCERGIRTYERATRNTLDISAVPILKKETHLPVMVDVTHSTGRRDLLLPAAKAALAIGADGVMAEVHPDPAVALSDNAQQMDLKQFDEFLEGLKSTPFVRI from the coding sequence ATGAGTAAAAATCTTGACCAGCTTAGAAATCGTGTGGATGAATTGAATCTAGAGCTTCTATCATTAATTAATGAAAGAGCCCTGCTCGTCCAGGAAATTGGCCGTGCAAAAGAAACTCAGGGTGTCTACCGTTATGACCCTGTGCGCGAGAGGGAAATGCTTGATTTAATCAAGGAAAAGAATAACGGTCCTTTTGAGAATTCAACAATCGAACATATCTTTAAAGAAGTGTTCAAGGCAGGCCTTGAACTTCAATCAGATGATCACCGTAAAGCGCTTCTCGTTTCAAGAAAGAAAAAGCCTGAAGATACGATTATAGATATTAAGGGCTTAAAAATTGGCGATGGGACACCGGACTTTGTTTTCGGTCCTTGTTCAGTTGAATCATATGAACAAGTGGCGACTGTGGCTGAAGCAGTTAAAGCGAAAGGGTTCAAGCTGTTGCGCGGCGGAGCTTTCAAGCCTCGGACTTCACCTTATGACTTCCAAGGATTAGGGTTAGAAGGACTTAAAATCTTAAAAAGAGTCGCAGATGAATATGATCTCGCTGTGATTAGTGAAATTGTCACGCCTGCTGATATCGAAATTGCTGTCGACTACCTTGATGTGATTCAAATCGGCGCCCGTAACATGCAAAACTTCGAGCTGCTTAAAGCAGCAGGAGCCGTGAACAAACCTATTTTACTAAAACGGGGAATTTCCGCCACAATTGAGGAGTTCATCAATGCGGCCGAATATATCATGTCACAGGGCAATGGACAAATCATTCTGTGTGAACGCGGAATCCGGACATACGAAAGGGCTACACGGAATACACTTGATATTTCTGCAGTGCCAATTTTGAAAAAGGAAACACATCTTCCGGTCATGGTAGATGTGACGCACTCTACAGGCAGGAGAGACCTGTTGCTGCCAGCAGCCAAAGCTGCACTTGCAATTGGTGCAGATGGAGTAATGGCAGAAGTTCATCCAGATCCTGCAGTAGCTTTATCTGACAATGCCCAGCAAATGGATTTAAAGCAGTTTGATGAGTTCTTGGAGGGATTGAAATCCACTCCATTTGTGAGAATATAA
- a CDS encoding DUF948 domain-containing protein, whose amino-acid sequence MEIILYLSVAVIAIAFLVLVVSLSKTLKSLQTTLDSVSGTLDGLEKQLDGVTRETTELLHKTNNLADDISRKSESLNGVVNAVKDVGNSVQRFNQSIHNVQTMVDLQIDKNKDKISQVVQWSNVFLELRDKWQSKKTAKIDHQLEGEEMVTRQRERVRY is encoded by the coding sequence GTGGAAATTATTTTGTATTTAAGTGTTGCTGTTATAGCAATCGCATTCTTGGTTCTGGTGGTTTCGTTATCCAAAACTCTTAAATCCTTACAAACAACTTTAGACAGTGTATCAGGCACACTTGATGGCCTGGAGAAGCAGTTGGATGGAGTGACTCGTGAAACAACGGAGCTTCTGCATAAAACTAATAATTTGGCCGACGATATTTCCAGGAAATCTGAGAGCCTGAACGGTGTTGTTAATGCTGTGAAGGATGTAGGAAATTCTGTTCAGAGATTCAATCAATCTATTCATAATGTCCAAACAATGGTGGACCTTCAGATTGACAAAAATAAGGACAAGATTTCCCAGGTTGTTCAATGGAGCAACGTATTCCTCGAGTTAAGGGATAAGTGGCAATCAAAAAAAACAGCCAAGATTGACCATCAGCTAGAAGGCGAAGAGATGGTAACAAGGCAGCGTGAACGTGTTCGGTATTAA
- a CDS encoding cell division protein FtsA — translation MNNKLFALDIGTRSVVGIILEETDGHYEAVDIIVREHKERSMLDGQIHDVLSVSEIITEIKETLEASHGPLTKVCVAAAGRALKTEQSKAVVDISGKPMFSKQDILHLELSAVQLAQAVVAGEKHNEHHYYCVGYSVLYYQLDGEEIGSLIDQRGNEASVEIIATFLPKVVVESLLSALDRAGLEMDALTLEPIAAINVLIPASMRRLNVALVDIGAGTSDIALTDSGTVIAYGMVPVAGDEITEAVSDEFLLDFPLAEKAKRDLLEHKSISITDILGFETTISKEEAVDRIAPAIDRLAQTIAEEILRLNGNKSPKAVMLVGGGSLTPDLPKRLASRLNLPENRVAIRGLEAITSVSFADHITKGPELVTPIGIAIAAKQSPVQYHTVYVNDQPVRLFEINKLTVGDCLLAAGIKMNKLYGRPGLAMIVSLNGKNVTIPGELGQQPVLLKNGLPCSFDDQVDGGDKLTVQKGEDGVRPELTLGDLIGELPSKTLIINSQRYEVSAALTCNSLPASMQQSVEDRDEIIFNMADTVEGVLKDLKLAELLTDTRPFFIKIDGREHKITEFMGKIYVNGLTAKLHTKVDHLDDIRFEKGTIPTLRKLKEILEMPATESMPIFFNGQQIQLEQERIEFTREGIKLGLDEQIHCGDHLITKQKDVQPFIFQDLFNFAQVEIPEDSRGFTLLKNGEKAAFDDYLAPGDELNITFESPIGLK, via the coding sequence ATGAATAATAAACTGTTTGCATTAGATATAGGAACCAGGTCTGTTGTCGGAATCATCCTGGAGGAAACGGATGGACATTATGAAGCGGTCGACATCATTGTCCGCGAGCACAAAGAAAGGTCGATGCTCGACGGACAAATCCATGATGTTTTGTCGGTATCCGAAATCATCACTGAAATAAAAGAGACACTGGAAGCTAGCCATGGTCCCTTAACAAAAGTCTGTGTTGCTGCAGCTGGCCGTGCTTTAAAAACTGAACAATCAAAAGCTGTCGTCGACATCTCAGGCAAGCCGATGTTTTCAAAGCAGGACATCCTCCACCTTGAATTAAGTGCAGTCCAACTGGCACAAGCTGTCGTTGCTGGTGAAAAACACAATGAACACCACTATTATTGTGTAGGATACTCTGTACTTTATTACCAGCTCGATGGAGAGGAAATCGGGAGCCTGATTGATCAGCGAGGAAATGAAGCATCCGTGGAAATCATAGCGACCTTCCTGCCAAAAGTTGTCGTTGAATCACTGCTATCTGCTTTGGACCGGGCTGGTCTGGAGATGGACGCTCTTACACTTGAACCGATCGCTGCAATCAATGTATTGATACCTGCCTCAATGAGAAGATTGAATGTCGCCCTCGTTGATATTGGAGCAGGGACATCCGATATCGCACTTACCGACTCAGGTACCGTCATTGCTTATGGAATGGTACCAGTAGCGGGAGATGAAATCACTGAAGCGGTGAGTGATGAGTTTTTGCTGGACTTCCCCCTTGCTGAAAAAGCAAAGCGGGACTTGCTTGAACACAAATCCATATCTATTACAGATATACTTGGCTTCGAAACAACGATTAGCAAAGAAGAAGCTGTTGACCGCATCGCTCCTGCGATTGACCGGTTGGCACAAACAATTGCAGAAGAAATCCTAAGGCTGAATGGCAATAAGTCACCTAAAGCAGTCATGCTTGTTGGAGGGGGAAGCCTTACGCCTGATTTGCCAAAAAGGCTTGCCAGCAGATTAAACCTTCCTGAAAACAGGGTTGCCATCCGCGGACTGGAAGCAATCACCTCCGTGTCATTTGCAGACCATATTACCAAAGGCCCTGAACTTGTGACACCAATCGGAATTGCCATTGCAGCAAAACAATCTCCTGTCCAATATCATACGGTTTACGTGAACGACCAGCCGGTAAGACTGTTTGAGATCAATAAATTGACTGTAGGCGACTGTCTTCTTGCTGCCGGAATCAAAATGAATAAACTATACGGCAGGCCTGGCCTTGCTATGATTGTCAGCCTGAATGGCAAAAATGTGACCATACCCGGTGAGCTTGGACAGCAACCCGTCTTATTGAAAAATGGTTTACCTTGCTCATTCGATGACCAGGTAGATGGAGGAGATAAACTAACTGTCCAAAAGGGAGAGGATGGAGTCAGACCAGAGCTAACACTCGGTGACTTAATCGGAGAGCTTCCTTCCAAGACACTCATTATCAATAGTCAAAGATATGAAGTTAGCGCAGCTTTGACCTGCAATAGTCTTCCTGCTTCGATGCAACAATCTGTTGAGGATAGGGACGAGATCATTTTTAATATGGCTGACACTGTCGAAGGAGTTCTAAAAGATCTTAAACTCGCCGAACTGCTTACTGACACTCGCCCATTTTTTATAAAAATTGACGGTAGAGAACACAAAATCACAGAATTTATGGGCAAGATATATGTAAACGGTTTAACAGCAAAATTGCATACTAAAGTCGACCACCTTGATGATATCCGTTTTGAAAAAGGCACTATACCTACACTTAGAAAATTGAAGGAAATTCTGGAGATGCCTGCTACTGAATCAATGCCGATTTTTTTTAATGGCCAGCAAATCCAGCTAGAGCAGGAACGGATAGAATTCACGCGTGAGGGGATTAAGCTAGGGTTGGACGAACAGATCCATTGCGGAGACCATCTCATCACAAAGCAAAAAGATGTCCAACCGTTTATTTTTCAGGACTTATTCAATTTTGCACAGGTTGAAATCCCAGAAGACAGCCGCGGGTTCACGCTATTGAAGAACGGAGAAAAAGCAGCGTTTGACGATTATCTTGCACCTGGTGATGAATTGAATATTACCTTTGAAAGTCCAATAGGTCTAAAGTAA